CTTGTTTCGTCCACCCATACAAAGACCTCTTTACCCATGTAGTGGGCAGACCTTATGACACCTAGGGCTGTTCCCCAACCTGCTGTGGCAAGGGCTCCTGTGTTGCAGTGGGTGAGTATCCTTACTCTGTCTGGAAGGAGCTCTGCTCCTATCTGTCCCATCCTCATGTTTGCCTGAAGATCTTCCTCTTCTATGCTTATGGCTTCTTTTTCTAAATCCTTCCCTTCTTTAAGGGCTTTTAGCATCCTGTCCAAGGCCCAGAAGAGGTTGTAAGCCGTGGGTCTTGTGTTCTTGAGGGTTTCGTAAACGACCGTGTGATCTTCACCAGACTTGACACCCAAGACAAAGCCGTAGGCGGCCACGCAGCCTATGGCAGGAGCCCCTCTTACCACCATGTTCTTTATAGCTTCAGCCACCTGCTTATAAGTGGTGAGCTCAAGCCAAACTTCCTCTTGCGGGAGTCTTCTTTGGTCTAGCAGGAAAAGTCTATCTCCCTTCCACTCAAAGGCCTTTACTTTCACAGCTCTACCTCTCTTAGAGCCTCCAGGACGGACTGCGTCTTCTCCTTTTCCAACTCAAGCTCTTGAACTATACTCTTTATCTTCTGTACCTCTTCTTCAGGTGCCTTCCTTAGAAAGTTCTCGTTGGAGAGCTTTGAGCCAAACCTCTCAAGCTCAGATTCTATTTCCTTAAGCCTTCTGCTGTAGGACTCTATGAGAGAGCTTACGTCTATGCCTTCTTCTACGGGTATGTAGAACTCAAAATCTTTGCTAAAGCCTGCTACCGTAGCCTTTGGCTTTGTAAACACTTCCACTAGGTCTGAAAGCCTGGCCAAGCTTTTTATGTGCTCCTTGAACCTCTCAACAAGTTCCTTCTCTCCTTTGTAGTAAACCTTTATCTTCCTTGAAGGCTCTATCTTTAGGTCTGAGCGCAGGGATCTTATGGCCGTTACTATCTCCCTTAGCCTTTCTATCTTCATCTTCTCGTCAGGATAGAACTCCTGCGGGTTAGGTTTAGGGTACTCGGTCAGGGATATGCTCTCCTTGTGGGCTGTAGGAAGCTGCTGCCACAGCTCTTCAGTTATGTAAGGCATGAAAGGATGCAAGAGTCTCAAGGTCTTTTCAAAGACGTACAGTAGTGTTGATTGGGCCGTTAGCCTTTCCTTCTTTATCTGCTCTTGTCTTATCTGCTTTTCTTCCTCGGGTAGGTTTTCGTCCACTTTTGCGTAAAGCCTTAGTTTGGTCATCTCTAGGTACCAGTCGCAGAACTCGTCCCATATAAACGAGTAGAGCTTCTGGCATGCTCTGGAAAAGTCATACTCTTCCAAAGCTCTGTTTACGTCCTGAACCGTTTCGTTGAGAAGGGTAACTATCCAAAGGTCTTCATCCCTGGGTGGAGCCAGATGAGTCATACTCTGCATAAGGTCTGGATCTAAGTTCATCAGGATAAACCTTGCAGCGTTCCATATTTTGTTAGCAAAGCGTTTGTATCCTTCAAACCTTTTTTCTGAGAGCTTTACATCCCTTCCCTGCTGAGTAAGTATGGCAAGGGTAAACCTAAGAGAGTCTGCACCGTACTTTTCTACTATGTCCAGAGGGTCTATCACGTTGCCCTTTGTCTTGGACATCTTCTGACCCTTTTCATCCCTCACCAGTGCATGTATGTACACATCCTTAAAGGGCTCCTTCTTCATGAAGTAGGAACCCATCATCACCATACGGGCTACCCAGAAGAATATGATGTCGAAGCCTGTTACCAAGAGGTCTGTGGGATAGAGCTCCTTAAGCTCAGGGGTATCCTCCGGCCATCCGAAGACTCCAAAGGGCCAAAGGGCTGAAGAGAACCACGTATCAAGCACGTCCGTCTCCTGCTCTAGGTTTTCAGAAGCACACCTTTTACACCTTAGGATAAAGGTGTACGTCTTTCTGTCTTTGTTGTACCTGTACTGGGTCTTCTTCTGCGTGAGGATGGCCATGGGGTTTAGATCTTGGGAGATGAAAAGTCTTATGGAGCTGGCGTCCATGTCCATGGAGTGGTACTTGTGAAATACGAACTTCTTGTAGAAGTCCAACACTGTTATTTCGGGGTGTACAAAGGAAGGAGACTTTAGTATGCTTTCCACCTCTTCAGGTGTGAACTCCTGTCCTATCTTACCATCTGCTATCAGGTTGAAGATTATCTTATCGTAAGGTCTTTCAAAGTCCTCATCGGTAAAGACGTTTACGTGTCCGCAGTCTTTGCAGTACCAGACGGGTATACGATGGCCCCACCATATCTGCCTTGATATGCACCAATCTCTTAGGTTTTCCATCCACTGCAGGTAGACCTTCTCCCAACTTCTGGGTATGAACTTTATCCTTCCTTCCTTCACCATGTTTATGGCTGTATCCCTTATGCGTGGGTCAGACACGCGTACAAACCACTGGGTGGAAACCATAGGCTCTATTGTGGTCTTACACCTGTAGCACTTGCCCACAGCATGGGCGTGATCTTTCACCTTCTCTAAGAGACCTAAGGCTTCAAGCTCCTGAACTATCCTCTGTCTTGCTTCGTACCTATCAAGACCTGCGAACCTTCCTGCATTCTCATTTAATCTTGCATTCAGGTCCATAACCTGAACAAAGGGAAGGTTGTGATCCTTGCCTATTTCAAAGTCATTAGGATCATGAGCTGGAGTTATCTTTACAGCTCCTGTACCAAACTCGGGCTTTACCCTTTGGTCTGCTATGATGGGTATGTAGGGGCCTACTTTACTCCCATCGAGGGCTTCCCTTTCCCAGTCTACTAGGGGGAGCTTTACCCTTTTACCTATCAGGTGCTTGTAACGCTCATCCTCGGGGTGTACAGCCACGGCCGTGTCTCCTAGCATGGTCTCCGGTCTTGTGGTAGCCACCGTTATGTATCCAGAACCATCTTCCAGGGGATACCTGATGTAGTAAAGCTTTCCTTGCTCTTCTTCGTGCTCTACCTCAAGGTCCGAGAGTGCAGTGTAATCTTTGGGACACCAGCTTACTATGTACTCGGACCTGTATATTAGACCCTCTTCGTACAGCCTTCTAAAGGCGTGCCTTACGGCCCTGGAAAAGCCCTCGTCTAAGGTAAACCTTTCTCTCTTCCAATCTACGCTCACACCTATTCTCTCAAGCTGCCTTCTTATGCTGTTTCTCGATACAGGAACCCATTCCCAGACCTTCTTCAGAAACTCCTCCCTTCCCAGCTCATGCCTGCTTTTTGACAGCTGCTTTTCTACCACGTACTGGGTGGCTATGCCAGCATGGTCAAAGCCTGGAACCCAAACTACGTCCTTGCCTAACATCCTCTGCCATCTGCAGATTATGTCCTGGAGTGTCA
The DNA window shown above is from Thermocrinis minervae and carries:
- a CDS encoding valine--tRNA ligase, whose translation is MKEYDHKEIEERWSKLWVERALYSPKEIKEDSKFSVVIPPPNVTGSLHMGHALNVTLQDIICRWQRMLGKDVVWVPGFDHAGIATQYVVEKQLSKSRHELGREEFLKKVWEWVPVSRNSIRRQLERIGVSVDWKRERFTLDEGFSRAVRHAFRRLYEEGLIYRSEYIVSWCPKDYTALSDLEVEHEEEQGKLYYIRYPLEDGSGYITVATTRPETMLGDTAVAVHPEDERYKHLIGKRVKLPLVDWEREALDGSKVGPYIPIIADQRVKPEFGTGAVKITPAHDPNDFEIGKDHNLPFVQVMDLNARLNENAGRFAGLDRYEARQRIVQELEALGLLEKVKDHAHAVGKCYRCKTTIEPMVSTQWFVRVSDPRIRDTAINMVKEGRIKFIPRSWEKVYLQWMENLRDWCISRQIWWGHRIPVWYCKDCGHVNVFTDEDFERPYDKIIFNLIADGKIGQEFTPEEVESILKSPSFVHPEITVLDFYKKFVFHKYHSMDMDASSIRLFISQDLNPMAILTQKKTQYRYNKDRKTYTFILRCKRCASENLEQETDVLDTWFSSALWPFGVFGWPEDTPELKELYPTDLLVTGFDIIFFWVARMVMMGSYFMKKEPFKDVYIHALVRDEKGQKMSKTKGNVIDPLDIVEKYGADSLRFTLAILTQQGRDVKLSEKRFEGYKRFANKIWNAARFILMNLDPDLMQSMTHLAPPRDEDLWIVTLLNETVQDVNRALEEYDFSRACQKLYSFIWDEFCDWYLEMTKLRLYAKVDENLPEEEKQIRQEQIKKERLTAQSTLLYVFEKTLRLLHPFMPYITEELWQQLPTAHKESISLTEYPKPNPQEFYPDEKMKIERLREIVTAIRSLRSDLKIEPSRKIKVYYKGEKELVERFKEHIKSLARLSDLVEVFTKPKATVAGFSKDFEFYIPVEEGIDVSSLIESYSRRLKEIESELERFGSKLSNENFLRKAPEEEVQKIKSIVQELELEKEKTQSVLEALREVEL
- the mtnA gene encoding S-methyl-5-thioribose-1-phosphate isomerase, encoding MKVKAFEWKGDRLFLLDQRRLPQEEVWLELTTYKQVAEAIKNMVVRGAPAIGCVAAYGFVLGVKSGEDHTVVYETLKNTRPTAYNLFWALDRMLKALKEGKDLEKEAISIEEEDLQANMRMGQIGAELLPDRVRILTHCNTGALATAGWGTALGVIRSAHYMGKEVFVWVDETRPYLQGSRLTAWELLKEDIPHKIITDSTAGFLMAKGLVDCVIVGADRITKRGDVANKIGTYSLSVLAKVHGIPFYVVAPTSTFDPNIAEGWQIPIEERSEDEVKSCGGCQIAPKGSQALHYAFDVTPAENITAIITEKGVLKPPL